CAGAGGCCAACACAGCCGGCATCGATGTGTTTGCTAAGTTCTCAGCTTACATCAAAAACCCGAAGAAAGACACCAATGTTGGTAAGAGAAGATGACAGAGAGACATACTGTGaaataaatctaattttaaGGTAAACTCATCAAACTGTACAATTATTCACAGATTTCCTCATCAGAGAAATCAGTCTATTCCCCCACCAGCCTTTTGTTAAACTGAGTTCAAGGATCTCAGTCCAAGTTAAGATTGTTCTCCTGCCCCCAAGTGGCCAAATGTATAAGTTAATACAGTAAAAGTGTGGTCAGAGgcaatgtgtgtctgtctgtctctctgttcccCTTTAATTCCCCGTGTCTGCGCAGCCTTAGAGAAAGCACTGCTGAAGTCTCTTCAGCGCCTCGATGACTTCCTGCGGACGCCACTGCCTGAGGAGATAGATGCTTACACCTCAGGTGACCTGCCCGAATCCTCCAGGAGCTTCCTAGATGGGGAGGAGCTCACTCTGGCCGACTGCAACCTCCTGCCTAAACTACACATCCTCAAGGTTCATTCACCGAGTGTGATTATTCTTCGATGATTTGTGTTCCCAGCCCCCGTCACCAACATCCTGTCCGTGTTATTTTCTTGTCTCTACAGGTTGTAGCCAAGAAATACCGTGGCTTTGAGATTCCTGCAGAGATGACCAGTGTGTGGAGGTATTTAAACTGTGCCTATCAGAGGGAGGAGTTCACCAGCACATGCCCAGCTGAGAGGGAGATTGAATTTGCTTACCTGGATGTTGCAAAGCGAATCAAATAAGAGCGGGAAAAGTAGGAAAGAGCCTGAATGACTATATCACAGTCACCGAGTACAGTACGTCCTTTAACAAATAGTTATGATAGAGAACATGAGAACAAGCATTAAGTGAATAATGTTTTGGAATACTGATACACTGAAGTGAAAGTTCAGGCTTTAACCCTTCGAACACATGTTTGTTTAAACATACCGTTTATACAGAGGCTTTTatatccttttgtttttttcagcacaacctaggcaatctgatgaaacaaCTATAACTATATAAATAGAAGtacaaaaagtactcaaaatttTTAAAATTGGACTGACTTCACAATACATCACAGtgcaaagttcacttggctcgtttttatgaacaaaagagaagaaaaatggtctaattttgtgacttctgtgcaATAATTGCTCCTTTTATGttactactaaaaatgtgatataaaattaatcataactttgactcaaccatacataagaagatgaaaaaaaaacacatttttaaagcctgaatatgtgacctataaacacacatccccaggatgtccatataaggagttgtgtattattactaCTATCCCTTTTAAGAGGAAGATTAAGAGATAGAGAAGAAGAACGTAGTGAAATAAGTCgtagtgaaataaaaaaaatgtttttattaaaaaagtgaatcattCTAACACATCTAACTCCTTAAGGTtgatttcactttgtttggcaagtgtgtgtgcgtgcgtgcgtgcgtgtgtgcgtgcgtgtgtgcgtgcgtgtgtgtgtgtgcgtgctctcACAGGTTGAGTTGCACAGCGAGCGGATGTTTCTTCACGCTAATCATAGAACAAGTCATGTATAAATCAGAGACTTGCTTGCAGAATTTACTCCTGATTCACTTTGTGTTCTCAGATGTTGGCAGGGCCAGATTCACCACAAAGAACACAgtaactaacacacacatttatacagtaGAGCTTAAATATGACCACACTGTTTTATAGTCTATTTGAAATCACTAATCAACTTTCAATTCTAAACTCTGACAATGTATTCACTGCATTTTAGGAGTTATAGTGATTGTAGTGGTAGTATTGTAGTAGTTGCTGGCATGATGACTGAAACCAGTTAGGCAATGTGTctattttaattataataaaaatcaattgATGTAATATGTGATAGGACGCTGAATCATTAATCATTTGCACATTGACTGTGCAGATTCACAGTGAGGAAAcgtgaaaaacatttttttttaactatttctCCATGGTTAACTATAtggttataaaataaaattgctctttcatttaaaaagacatttctggAATATAAAGATTTAGTCACTTGCAGAAATCCATACccataaaccccccccccccccccagcgcAGCGTCATCGCAAATCCCACATTTAATCATTGGGGCAGAAGtgatttattatgtatttacgCCATTTTAAGTTAGACGGTAAATCATCAACTAATCTGACGccactgatgctgctgtgttctggcCTTATATCCTCTCTGGAGGACGATATTTATTAAACTGATTTTATCACTTTATGGATTGTCTTCAGTGTTTCACTTACagtttgtgtaaaaatgtcacCTTTCTATTCAAAGAACAACTAGTGCatgcaattaaataaaaaaacattggcCTGGAGTGATTtacatcacagtgacacagtggttagcactggcgcctcacagcaaaaaagtTCCAGGTTGGAATCCcaaaaggagagaaaataaatctcATGATTGCAATGTgttaatttgttattattaaacatTTCATTAGATTTATAAGGCCCATAGTATATcatgtttatattattttgcTTCCAAATTCCAAAATAATTTTATGTGCAACGCCGGGTATATTTAACACGTTTTTTACACACGTTTGAACACTCATGcgtgtgcagacacacacacacatcactgaggCAACGGCGTTAAGTGACCTCTGTTGAAAGCCTCTGAATGTAATGACCCAGAGTTTACTCACGCAGACTGCAAACAAGCACGGCTAAATTACCATAGAAACATGCAGAGGAAGAATGCCCCGCTGGTCTGGTCGGGCTAATAACGCTGTGTAAAGCCACACTTCAAATACTATAACcgtaaaaaaaagggggcagcacaaaacacaatatatttctgtttttaagggAAATAAATTAATTACCCAGAGTTCATCCCTCAGAAGTTAGAGTCAGGAGAATAAGTGGAGCTCCTGATTTCACCTTCTAAAAGCTACACCTACTTATGCTCAATctattttaattaattgaaCACACGtatactgtgtttttaagatGTCATTAGTGTTTGTGAAACCAtgtcaaaagaaacacaaaaacctaCTTTTAAGTCTGCTGagaaaaatgtagattttataacaatatattatacagtataactTTCTGAGTGGCTCTTTCTTTCTACACAACAAACAACTAAACAGAGTGTTactgtagaaaaataaaatatccttCTTTATTGTCACAACATTTTTGCCATGCTAAAGATGAACattttgcacacacatacacaactgaCGCGTGTttgtcacaaagaaaaaaaaaggaaagggttAGGAGTTGTTCATGTGTCGGTTACAGGCACACATCGTCGTCGGTGATTGGTCAGTCTTTTTAACTAATGAGCGAATGAAAAGGTCTGAGTCAAGGCTGGCGCCGCTGGTGGAGGGCAGGGTGGCACTGGCAGGGCGCACGGGGCTTTCTGATGCCATGGCAACGGTCGCTTAGCACttagaggtcagaggagagacGGGGGAGAGGATGGAagtggatgatggatgaagcCAAAGAGCTACAGCGATGCATCTGTTAAGAGTTATGTTTACACATCCAACTAGAAAAAGTTGTGCATTTAACTGCCTGGATCATATGAATAGAATCATAATTTGCCTTATTCATTGTTGTACATTAGGTTAGGACGTAgtactgtatttgtgtatatatatatggatggATGAGAGATGATGATAGGAGAGTAGAGGTGATCAGTTCTGGGAGCAGTATTTCCAGAAACACACtgttgaaaacacaaaagaacaaaGGGAAACTTCAGTTATAAAAACAGCAGAAGAGCACAACAGAGTCGCTGTCTCTTAATCAGATGTAACATTACACGTGAGTAGAATAAAGTGTTTGCGATCAGGTTCAAGGAGACTGtggacacacagtcacagaggctgccagcagagacacaaggataaactgattttagccacttattGAAATGTTCACCTCATaaaagtctatgatatcttaagaatgtgtaAGCTATATCCTTATAAgtcagccttttctgactgtaaACCTTTTATcgattgtgtttttatgccaTGGTTTTTGATTAATAACACCAGATGTATGCGATCTAGCCCAGCTTTAATAGTAATAGATGAGATGAAACCATCTTTACACTGCTGAAGTACATCCTTCTGAACCTACTGTCACTACCTGATCTGTACCAGAAACacgtttttttcctcaaaataatgtgccaaagtcacttcctgttactgctgttgttttgCGACACTTGTGGTTGCTGCCTGATGTAAAACGAAAGGAGAAAATGTTACATAACTTGTTCCTAAAGCCTGTTTCTACAGGAGATGGCCATACTTCCCACGTGTGGAACAAATCTGATTTCCAGTACAGAATGGGAAGCGACACCTCCTCATATACTGTAGATTaggtcaggggtgtcaaacgtaggGCCCGCGCGCCagaatccggcccacaggatgaatgaTTGATGTGAATATGTGTAAATTGTGAATTtcggcataatattgttgaaagtGCAAAGGGAAACAACAACttgaagggttagggttactgtCACCTCTTTTGTTAGTCTTCCTGTTTGGAGGTGGGAGGGA
This genomic interval from Solea solea chromosome 2, fSolSol10.1, whole genome shotgun sequence contains the following:
- the LOC131442749 gene encoding chloride intracellular channel protein 5 isoform X2, producing MSWYNVAVQKLGFPTIELFVKAGSDGESIGNCPFSQRLFMILWLKGVIFNVTTVDLKRKPADLQDLAPGTNPPFVTFNGEVKVDVNMIEEFLEEKLTPPCYPRLAAKHPEANTAGIDVFAKFSAYIKNPKKDTNVALEKALLKSLQRLDDFLRTPLPEEIDAYTSGDLPESSRSFLDGEELTLADCNLLPKLHILKVVAKKYRGFEIPAEMTSVWRYLNCAYQREEFTSTCPAEREIEFAYLDVAKRIK
- the LOC131442749 gene encoding chloride intracellular channel protein 5 isoform X3, producing the protein MILWLKGVIFNVTTVDLKRKPADLQDLAPGTNPPFVTFNGEVKVDVNMIEEFLEEKLTPPCYPRLAAKHPEANTAGIDVFAKFSAYIKNPKKDTNVALEKALLKSLQRLDDFLRTPLPEEIDAYTSGDLPESSRSFLDGEELTLADCNLLPKLHILKVVAKKYRGFEIPAEMTSVWRYLNCAYQREEFTSTCPAEREIEFAYLDVAKRIK